From the genome of Helicobacter pylori, one region includes:
- a CDS encoding HD domain-containing protein, whose translation MYAAHPIKPLKAPKLKTQFLRRVFVGASIRRWNDQACPLEFVELDKQAHKAMIAYLLAKDLKDKGKDLDLDLLIKYFCFEFLERLVLTDIKPPIFYALQQTHSQELASYVVQSLQDEISAYFSLEELKEYLSHRPQILETHILESAHFYASKWEFDIIYHFNPNMYGVKEIKDKIDKQLHDNEHLFEGLFGEKEDLKKLVSMFGQLRFQKRWSQTPRVPQTSVLGHTLCVAVMGYLLSFDLKACKSMRINHFLGGLFHDLPEILTRDIITPIKQSVAGLDHCIKEIEKKEMQNKVYSFVSLGVQKDLKYFTENEFKNRYKDRSHQIIFTKDAEELFTLYNSDEYFGVCGELLKVCDHLSAFLEAQISLSHGISSNDLIKGAQNLLELRSQTKLLDVDLGKLFRDFK comes from the coding sequence ATGTATGCGGCTCATCCTATTAAACCCCTAAAAGCCCCTAAACTCAAAACTCAATTTTTAAGGCGTGTGTTTGTGGGTGCGTCTATTAGGCGTTGGAATGACCAAGCATGCCCTTTGGAATTTGTGGAATTAGACAAGCAAGCCCATAAAGCGATGATCGCGTATTTGCTCGCTAAAGATTTAAAAGACAAGGGTAAAGACTTAGATTTAGATCTTTTAATCAAGTATTTTTGCTTTGAATTTTTGGAACGCTTGGTTTTAACCGATATTAAACCCCCTATTTTTTACGCCCTCCAACAAACGCACAGCCAAGAATTAGCCTCCTATGTCGTGCAAAGTTTGCAAGATGAAATCAGCGCGTATTTTTCTTTAGAGGAACTAAAAGAGTATTTAAGCCACAGACCCCAAATTTTAGAAACCCACATTTTAGAGAGCGCGCATTTTTATGCGTCTAAGTGGGAGTTTGATATTATTTATCATTTTAACCCTAACATGTATGGCGTGAAAGAAATTAAAGATAAAATTGACAAGCAACTCCACGATAACGAGCATTTGTTTGAAGGGCTTTTTGGGGAAAAAGAAGATCTGAAAAAATTGGTGAGCATGTTTGGGCAGTTGCGTTTCCAAAAGCGTTGGAGCCAGACCCCAAGAGTGCCGCAAACCAGTGTTTTAGGGCATACCTTATGCGTGGCGGTGATGGGGTATTTGTTGAGTTTTGATTTAAAAGCTTGTAAAAGCATGCGGATCAATCATTTTTTGGGCGGGCTTTTCCATGATTTACCCGAGATTTTAACTAGAGACATTATCACGCCCATCAAACAAAGCGTTGCAGGGCTTGATCACTGCATTAAAGAAATTGAAAAAAAAGAAATGCAAAACAAAGTCTATTCCTTTGTCTCTCTGGGCGTTCAAAAAGATTTGAAATATTTCACCGAAAACGAGTTTAAAAACCGCTACAAAGACAGGTCTCATCAAATCATTTTCACTAAAGACGCTGAAGAATTATTCACGCTTTATAACAGCGATGAATATTTTGGGGTTTGTGGGGAGCTTTTAAAGGTGTGCGATCATTTGAGCGCGTTTTTAGAAGCTCAAATCTCTCTTTCTCATGGCATTTCTAGTAACGATTTGATTAAAGGAGCTCAAAACCTTTTAGAATTGCGATCCCAAACAAAACTGCTTGATGTGGATTTAGGGAAATTGTTTAGGGATTTTAAATAG
- a CDS encoding DUF1104 domain-containing protein has protein sequence MKKALKILSVSALLFVALNAKDFSKTSDEDLAKMAGIVAPQDIVDYKKELRMRMKKMPEDKREAFHKQLHEYATKNTDNMTVADFKARQKAIKEALKKSNMKDMDDDLGLRSCKHGKMHKHDKHGKKHGKKHDKDHDKDHDDKDHDHHDEDHSDKH, from the coding sequence ATGAAAAAAGCGTTGAAAATACTTTCTGTTAGTGCATTGCTATTTGTGGCTTTAAACGCCAAGGATTTCAGTAAAACAAGCGATGAAGATTTGGCTAAAATGGCTGGCATTGTCGCTCCTCAGGATATTGTGGATTATAAAAAAGAGTTGAGAATGCGCATGAAAAAAATGCCTGAAGACAAGAGAGAAGCCTTCCATAAGCAGTTGCATGAATATGCAACTAAAAACACAGACAACATGACCGTGGCGGATTTTAAAGCCCGCCAAAAAGCTATTAAAGAAGCGCTTAAAAAAAGTAACATGAAGGACATGGATGATGATTTGGGGTTGAGATCATGCAAGCATGGGAAAATGCACAAACACGATAAGCATGGTAAGAAGCATGGCAAAAAACATGACAAAGATCATGATAAAGATCATGACGATAAAGATCATGACCACCATGATGAAGATCACAGCGATAAACACTAA
- the tsaE gene encoding tRNA (adenosine(37)-N6)-threonylcarbamoyltransferase complex ATPase subunit type 1 TsaE yields MRARLDELDKVAVAILKDGFKGVVLLKGVVGSGKTTLVQACLRYLGLDIQATSPTFSLMHAYSESVFHYDFYMRDLEACLELGMLECLLEKGIHFVEWGDEKLEKILKKYDLAIKVVEIKTELTSRFYTIKIA; encoded by the coding sequence ATGAGAGCGCGTTTAGACGAGTTAGACAAAGTGGCTGTTGCAATTTTAAAAGATGGTTTTAAGGGGGTGGTGCTTTTAAAAGGCGTTGTGGGGAGCGGTAAAACGACTTTAGTTCAAGCGTGCTTGAGATACTTGGGTTTAGACATTCAAGCGACTTCGCCCACCTTTAGCTTGATGCATGCTTATAGCGAGAGCGTGTTCCATTATGATTTTTACATGCGCGATTTAGAGGCTTGCTTGGAGCTTGGCATGTTAGAGTGCTTGTTAGAAAAGGGGATCCATTTTGTGGAATGGGGCGATGAAAAATTAGAAAAAATTTTAAAAAAATACGATTTAGCTATTAAGGTTGTGGAAATTAAAACCGAATTAACTAGCCGTTTTTATACAATAAAGATCGCTTAA
- a CDS encoding RNA polymerase factor sigma-54, translating into MAVLRTNISPKNKLNATLKGWLPILQSELEDLEEVLKQNALDNPLIKIENKRIKNFSDRFSAKNSSDHLENLTIASKSLFETLEAQIIPPLFPTETSQKIAMDIINGLDSEGYFEESIEERAQILGVESEVYEKVRKRFSYLNPAGIGARDVKESFLFQLESRELDNNELYEETRKIILNLEKHHEFSKDFYYEKALKILKSFKNPPAIEFLEKEIEVIPELFIVEVDDEIIVRLNDESYPTISLEENCFKDSGYLKEKLKEAKDLIDALNLRKATIYKIGLMLLEYQYDFFKGKELRPLKLLDLANEFNHSVSTISRAISNKYLACERGVFPIKHFFSTALDNSETSNAVIKDYLLELIKNEDKKEPLSDAKILELIEEKFHLKMVRRTITKYRQLLNIASSSERKKLYLMRA; encoded by the coding sequence ATGGCGGTTTTACGCACAAACATTAGCCCTAAAAACAAATTAAACGCTACCTTAAAAGGGTGGCTTCCTATTTTACAAAGCGAGCTTGAAGATTTAGAAGAGGTGTTGAAACAAAACGCCCTGGATAACCCCTTAATCAAAATTGAAAACAAACGCATCAAAAATTTTAGCGATCGTTTTAGCGCTAAAAATAGCAGCGATCATTTAGAAAATTTAACAATCGCATCTAAAAGCCTTTTTGAAACCTTAGAAGCTCAAATCATTCCCCCCCTCTTTCCCACTGAAACCTCTCAAAAAATTGCTATGGATATTATTAACGGACTGGATAGTGAAGGGTATTTTGAAGAAAGCATTGAAGAAAGGGCTCAAATTTTAGGGGTAGAGAGCGAAGTTTATGAGAAAGTGCGCAAGCGTTTTAGTTATCTTAATCCCGCTGGCATTGGCGCTAGAGATGTGAAAGAGAGCTTTTTATTCCAGTTAGAGAGTAGGGAATTGGACAATAATGAGCTTTATGAAGAAACGCGAAAAATCATTTTAAATTTAGAAAAACACCATGAATTTTCTAAAGATTTTTATTATGAAAAGGCTTTAAAGATTTTAAAATCCTTTAAAAACCCCCCAGCCATTGAGTTTTTAGAAAAAGAAATAGAAGTCATTCCTGAGCTTTTTATTGTAGAAGTGGATGATGAAATCATCGTGCGTTTGAATGATGAGAGCTACCCGACGATCAGTTTAGAAGAAAATTGCTTTAAAGATAGCGGTTATTTAAAAGAAAAATTAAAAGAGGCTAAAGATTTGATTGATGCGCTAAATTTGAGAAAAGCCACGATTTATAAAATCGGCCTCATGCTTTTAGAATATCAATACGATTTTTTTAAGGGTAAGGAATTACGCCCTTTAAAATTATTGGATTTAGCCAATGAGTTTAACCACTCTGTAAGCACGATTTCAAGGGCCATTTCTAATAAATATTTGGCATGCGAAAGGGGGGTTTTCCCTATTAAGCATTTCTTTAGCACCGCCTTAGACAATAGCGAGACTTCAAACGCTGTGATTAAAGACTATCTTTTAGAATTGATTAAAAACGAAGACAAAAAAGAGCCTTTGAGCGACGCTAAGATTTTAGAACTCATTGAAGAAAAATTCCATTTGAAAATGGTAAGAAGAACGATCACCAAATACCGCCAACTGCTCAACATCGCTTCTTCAAGCGAAAGGAAAAAGCTCTATTTGATGCGTGCTTGA
- a CDS encoding type II asparaginase, translating into MAQNLPTIALLATGGTIAGSGASASSGSYKSGELGIKELLRAIPSLNKIARIQGEQISNIGSQDMNEEVWFKLAKRAQEWLDDSRIQGVVITHGTDTLEESAYFLNLVLHSTKPVVLVGAMRNADSLSADGALNLYNALSVALNEKSVNKGVLVVMDDSIFSAREVAKTHTTHTSTFKALNSGAIGSVYYGKTRYYMQPLRKHTTKSEFFLSQLKTPLPKVDIIYTHAGMTLDLFQASLNSHAKGVVIAGVGNGNVSAGFLKAMQEASKMGVVIVRSSRVGSGGVTSGEIDDKAYGFITSDNLNPQKARVLLQLALTKTNDKAKIQEMFEEY; encoded by the coding sequence ATGGCTCAAAATTTACCCACCATTGCTTTACTGGCGACAGGAGGGACGATTGCAGGGAGTGGTGCGAGCGCGAGTTCGGGTAGTTATAAAAGCGGTGAGCTGGGCATCAAAGAGCTTCTTAGGGCTATCCCTAGTCTCAACAAGATCGCTCGCATTCAAGGGGAGCAGATTTCTAACATCGGCTCACAAGACATGAATGAAGAGGTATGGTTCAAGCTCGCCAAACGCGCCCAAGAATGGCTAGATGATAGCCGCATTCAAGGCGTGGTCATCACGCATGGCACGGACACTTTAGAAGAGAGCGCGTATTTTTTAAATTTAGTTTTACACTCCACAAAACCGGTCGTGCTAGTGGGAGCGATGCGTAATGCTGATTCTTTGAGTGCGGATGGGGCTTTGAATTTGTATAACGCGCTGAGCGTAGCACTCAATGAAAAAAGCGTAAATAAAGGCGTGTTGGTGGTGATGGATGATAGTATTTTTAGCGCTAGAGAAGTGGCTAAAACGCACACCACCCACACTTCCACCTTTAAAGCCCTAAATAGCGGTGCGATAGGGAGCGTGTATTATGGCAAAACACGCTATTACATGCAGCCTTTGAGAAAACACACCACAAAGAGCGAATTTTTTCTTTCACAACTCAAAACCCCCTTGCCTAAAGTGGATATTATTTACACGCATGCCGGCATGACCCTTGATTTATTCCAAGCGAGCCTAAACTCGCATGCAAAAGGCGTTGTGATAGCTGGGGTGGGTAATGGGAATGTGAGTGCTGGGTTTTTAAAAGCGATGCAAGAAGCGAGCAAAATGGGGGTGGTTATTGTTCGTTCTAGCAGGGTAGGCAGCGGTGGAGTCACTTCAGGCGAGATTGATGACAAGGCTTATGGTTTTATCACAAGCGACAATTTAAACCCCCAAAAAGCCAGGGTGCTTTTACAACTCGCTTTAACCAAAACGAACGATAAAGCAAAAATCCAAGAAATGTTTGAAGAGTATTGA
- a CDS encoding anaerobic C4-dicarboxylate transporter yields the protein MVDAFFQIVVLFFSLFLGARLGGLGVGYAGGLGVLILCLFLGLNPGKIPFDVILIIMAVISAISAMQKAGGLDYLVKIAEKILRKHPKQINYLAPSVAYFLTILAGTGHTVFSLIPVIVEVSQSQNIKPKAPLSLAVVSSQVAITASPVSAAVVFMSGILEPLGANYLTLLMVWIPTTFLACILTAFVMGFTDLKLDSDPHYLEHLKAGKISPPIIKEEKETSKSAKLSLWIFIGGVVAIVFYASAISKNIALINPVVLGRDYAIVSFMLSVATLIVLFCKINANEIAHSSVFRSGMQACVCVLGVAWLGDTFVSNHLDEIKRYASFLIADYPFLLAVALFLASMLLYSQAATSKALIPSVITALGISANHTEHLYIIVASFASVSALFVLPTYPTLLGAIAMDNTGTTKMGRYVFDHAFLIPGVLVVFLSVALGFVVAPLVL from the coding sequence ATAGTGGATGCCTTTTTTCAAATTGTAGTGTTATTTTTTTCGCTTTTTTTAGGGGCAAGGCTAGGGGGCTTGGGAGTGGGCTATGCGGGGGGTTTGGGCGTGCTTATTTTATGCTTATTTTTGGGGCTAAATCCGGGCAAAATCCCTTTTGATGTGATTTTAATCATCATGGCAGTCATTAGCGCTATCAGCGCGATGCAAAAAGCAGGGGGCTTGGATTACTTGGTCAAAATCGCTGAAAAAATTTTAAGAAAACACCCCAAGCAAATCAATTACCTCGCTCCAAGCGTGGCGTATTTTTTAACGATACTAGCGGGCACTGGACACACGGTTTTTTCTTTAATTCCGGTGATTGTGGAAGTGAGCCAGAGCCAAAACATCAAACCCAAAGCGCCTTTAAGCTTAGCGGTAGTCTCCAGTCAAGTCGCTATTACTGCAAGCCCGGTGAGCGCGGCGGTGGTGTTTATGAGCGGCATTTTAGAGCCTTTAGGAGCGAATTACTTGACCCTTTTAATGGTTTGGATCCCTACGACTTTTTTAGCATGCATTCTCACGGCGTTTGTGATGGGTTTTACGGATTTGAAATTAGACAGCGATCCGCATTATTTAGAGCACCTGAAAGCAGGAAAAATTTCGCCCCCTATTATCAAAGAAGAAAAAGAAACCTCAAAAAGCGCGAAATTATCGTTATGGATTTTTATCGGTGGGGTTGTAGCGATCGTTTTTTATGCGAGCGCGATTTCTAAAAATATCGCTTTGATTAACCCAGTGGTTTTAGGCAGAGATTACGCGATTGTGTCTTTCATGTTGAGTGTGGCGACTCTAATTGTGCTTTTTTGTAAAATTAACGCTAATGAAATCGCCCATTCAAGCGTGTTTAGATCCGGCATGCAAGCGTGCGTGTGCGTGTTAGGCGTGGCGTGGTTGGGCGATACTTTTGTGAGCAATCATTTAGATGAAATCAAGCGATACGCTTCTTTTTTGATCGCAGATTACCCGTTTTTATTAGCCGTAGCGCTCTTTTTGGCTTCCATGCTTTTGTATTCGCAGGCTGCCACTTCTAAAGCGCTCATCCCAAGCGTGATCACAGCCTTAGGTATTAGCGCTAACCATACGGAGCATTTGTATATTATCGTGGCTTCTTTTGCGAGCGTTTCGGCGTTGTTTGTGTTACCCACTTACCCCACTTTACTAGGAGCGATCGCTATGGATAACACCGGCACCACTAAAATGGGCCGTTATGTGTTTGATCATGCGTTTTTGATCCCTGGGGTTTTAGTCGTGTTTTTGAGCGTGGCGTTAGGGTTTGTTGTCGCGCCGTTGGTTTTGTAG
- a CDS encoding LysE family transporter: MFVVFIEGFGLAISLCAAVGAQSLFIVERGMARNYVFLICALCFMCDIVLMSMGVFGVGAYFAKNLYLSLFLNLFGAAFTGFYAFLALKTLFQTFKKKQVQTPKKLSLKKTLLFTLGVTLLNPQVYLEMVFLIGASALSFDLAQKFVFLAGTLSAAFSWLLLLCTLSLRYGSKLLNNQKIFMGVNLFVTAIMGTLSVTLFRDFLALLGKT; the protein is encoded by the coding sequence ATGTTTGTGGTTTTTATAGAAGGTTTCGGTTTAGCGATTTCTTTGTGCGCGGCTGTGGGAGCGCAATCCTTGTTTATTGTGGAAAGGGGGATGGCTAGGAATTATGTGTTTTTGATTTGCGCTCTGTGTTTTATGTGTGATATTGTGTTAATGAGCATGGGCGTGTTTGGCGTGGGGGCTTATTTCGCTAAAAATCTTTATTTGAGCTTGTTTTTGAATTTATTTGGAGCGGCTTTTACTGGATTTTACGCTTTTTTAGCTTTAAAAACCCTTTTTCAAACCTTCAAAAAAAAGCAAGTCCAAACCCCCAAAAAACTATCTTTAAAAAAGACCTTATTATTCACTTTAGGCGTTACCTTACTCAACCCTCAAGTGTATTTGGAAATGGTGTTTTTAATTGGCGCGAGCGCTTTGTCTTTTGATTTAGCGCAAAAATTTGTCTTTCTAGCCGGCACTTTATCGGCTGCTTTTTCTTGGCTTTTATTGTTATGCACCCTATCTCTACGCTATGGCTCTAAACTTTTAAACAACCAAAAAATTTTTATGGGCGTGAATCTCTTTGTAACCGCTATCATGGGAACGCTTAGCGTTACTTTATTTAGGGATTTTTTAGCGCTATTGGGTAAAACCTAA
- a CDS encoding DUF1104 domain-containing protein, which translates to MRRSLAFCLLALLGLQVLGARDFSQLKDKELLELAGTLPSNEAIDYRMEVSKRLKALNAEDAKKFRTNFSRIARKNLSKMSEEDFKKMREEVRKELEEKTKGLSAEEIKAKGLNVSVCSGDTRKVWCRVVKKKDEHCSPK; encoded by the coding sequence ATGAGAAGGAGTTTGGCTTTTTGCCTGTTAGCTTTGCTTGGATTACAGGTTTTAGGCGCTAGGGATTTTTCGCAACTCAAAGATAAGGAGCTTTTAGAATTAGCAGGAACTCTGCCTTCTAATGAAGCGATTGATTATCGCATGGAAGTGTCTAAACGCCTTAAAGCTTTAAACGCTGAGGACGCTAAGAAATTCCGCACGAATTTCAGCCGGATCGCTAGGAAGAATCTTTCCAAAATGAGTGAAGAGGATTTCAAAAAAATGCGTGAAGAAGTGCGTAAAGAATTAGAAGAAAAAACCAAAGGTTTGAGCGCTGAAGAGATCAAGGCAAAAGGACTTAATGTGAGCGTTTGCAGCGGCGATACGAGAAAAGTTTGGTGTAGGGTTGTTAAGAAAAAAGACGAACATTGCTCTCCTAAGTGA
- the lptB gene encoding LPS export ABC transporter ATP-binding protein — MDILKAEHLNKQIKKTKIVSDVSLEVKSGEVVGLLGPNGAGKTTTFYMICGLLEPSGGSVYLNDVNLAKYPLHKRSNLGIGYLPQESSIFKELSVEENLALAGESTFKNSKESEEKMESLLDAFNIQAIRERKGMSLSGGERRRVEIARALMKNPKFVLLDEPFAGVDPIAVIDIQKIIESLIGLNIGVLITDHNVRETLSVCHRAYVIKSGTLLASGNANEIYENALVRKYYLGENFKV; from the coding sequence ATGGATATTTTAAAAGCAGAGCATTTAAACAAACAGATTAAAAAAACCAAAATCGTTTCAGATGTTTCTTTAGAAGTGAAAAGCGGCGAAGTGGTGGGGCTTTTAGGGCCTAATGGGGCGGGTAAAACCACCACCTTTTATATGATATGCGGGCTTTTAGAGCCTAGTGGGGGGAGCGTTTATTTAAACGATGTGAATTTAGCTAAATACCCTTTACACAAGCGTTCTAACTTAGGCATAGGCTATTTGCCCCAAGAATCCAGCATTTTTAAAGAATTGAGCGTGGAAGAGAATCTAGCCCTAGCAGGGGAGAGCACTTTTAAAAACTCTAAAGAGAGTGAAGAAAAAATGGAAAGCTTGTTGGACGCTTTTAATATCCAAGCCATAAGAGAGCGCAAGGGCATGAGCTTGAGTGGGGGAGAAAGAAGGCGCGTAGAAATCGCTAGGGCTTTAATGAAAAACCCTAAATTCGTGCTATTAGATGAGCCTTTTGCAGGCGTGGATCCGATTGCGGTGATTGACATTCAAAAAATCATTGAAAGCTTGATTGGATTAAACATCGGCGTGTTGATTACTGATCACAATGTGCGAGAGACTTTGAGCGTGTGCCATAGGGCGTATGTGATTAAAAGCGGCACGCTTTTAGCGAGCGGGAACGCTAATGAAATTTATGAAAACGCTTTGGTGCGTAAGTATTATTTAGGGGAAAATTTTAAGGTATAG
- a CDS encoding S-adenosyl-l-methionine hydroxide adenosyltransferase family protein: protein MKKTILALFLSVCVGLSSVYVNNALILQTDFGLKDGAVSAMKGVAFSVDSNLKIFDLTHEIPSYNIWEGAYRLYQSASYWPQGSVFVSVVDPGVGTKRKSVVLKTKNGQYFVSPDNGTLTLVAQTFGIDSVREIDEKTNRLKGSEKSYTFHGRDVYAYTGARLASGAITFEQVGPELPTKVVEIPYQKAKATKGEMKGNIPILDIQYGNVWSNISDKLLNQAGIKRNDILCVTISKGSKKKYEGKMPYVASFGDVLEGQPLVYLNSLLNVSVALNMDNFAQKHQIKSGADWNIGIKKCTK, encoded by the coding sequence ATGAAAAAAACGATTCTAGCGTTGTTTTTGTCAGTGTGCGTAGGGTTATCGTCTGTTTATGTAAATAACGCTTTGATTTTACAAACAGATTTTGGCTTAAAAGATGGGGCCGTCTCAGCGATGAAAGGCGTCGCTTTCAGCGTTGATTCTAATCTTAAAATCTTTGATTTAACGCACGAAATCCCCTCATATAACATCTGGGAAGGTGCTTACCGCTTGTATCAGAGCGCTAGTTATTGGCCGCAAGGTTCGGTATTTGTGAGCGTAGTTGATCCGGGCGTAGGCACTAAGCGTAAATCGGTGGTATTGAAAACTAAAAACGGCCAGTATTTCGTCTCGCCGGATAACGGCACGCTGACTTTGGTGGCGCAAACTTTTGGGATTGATAGCGTGCGTGAAATTGATGAAAAAACTAACCGCTTGAAAGGTTCTGAAAAATCCTATACTTTCCATGGTCGTGATGTGTATGCTTACACTGGAGCACGCTTGGCTTCTGGGGCGATCACATTCGAGCAGGTCGGGCCAGAGCTTCCCACAAAGGTTGTTGAAATTCCTTACCAAAAAGCGAAAGCAACAAAAGGGGAAATGAAGGGTAATATCCCGATTCTTGATATTCAATACGGCAATGTTTGGAGCAATATCAGCGATAAACTGCTCAATCAAGCAGGGATCAAACGCAACGATATATTGTGTGTAACTATTTCTAAAGGTTCCAAGAAAAAATACGAAGGGAAAATGCCGTATGTTGCAAGCTTTGGCGATGTTTTAGAAGGCCAGCCGTTGGTCTATTTAAACAGCTTGTTGAATGTTTCCGTGGCGCTGAATATGGATAATTTCGCGCAAAAACATCAGATTAAATCTGGTGCTGATTGGAATATTGGTATAAAGAAGTGCACTAAGTAA
- a CDS encoding DNA polymerase III subunit gamma/tau → MQVLALKYRPKHFSELVGQESVAKTLSLALDNQRLANAYLFSGLRGSGKTSSSRIFARALMCEEGPKAVPCDTCTQCKSALNNHHIDIIEMDGASNRGIDDVRNLIEQTRYKPSFGRYKIFIIDEVHMFTTEAFNALLKTLEEPPSHVKFLLATTDALKLPATILSRTQHFRFKKIPENSVISHLKTILEKEQVSYENSALEKLAHSGQGSLRDTITLLEQAINYCDNAITESKVAEMLGAIDRSVLEDFFQSLINQDEARLQERYAILENYETESVLEEMMLFLKAKLLSPDTYSILLIERFFKIIMSGLSLLKEGANASFVLLLLKMKFKEALKLKALDDAILELEQSKESALKPLNQNANAFKQESAEKIEKSEKRESAETPQTPMLSAKDRIFHNLFKQVQTKVSDRNYELGAVFEKNIRFIDFDSQTKTLTWESLATHKDKELLRERFKIVKSIVDEVFGKGENIKIALKNHSENKSASEETKDKFLSLKPKPTTETTAEMKKNETKEKEVQEKETKEVKETQSKETPTALQEFMANHSNLIEEIKSEFEIKSVELL, encoded by the coding sequence ATGCAAGTTTTAGCGTTAAAATACCGCCCCAAACATTTTAGCGAGCTAGTCGGTCAAGAGAGCGTGGCTAAAACGCTTTCTTTAGCCCTAGACAACCAGCGTTTGGCTAACGCTTATTTATTCAGCGGGTTAAGGGGTTCAGGGAAAACCAGCTCTTCTAGGATTTTTGCTAGGGCTTTAATGTGTGAAGAAGGGCCAAAAGCCGTGCCTTGCGATACTTGCACCCAATGCAAAAGCGCTTTAAACAACCACCATATAGATATTATAGAAATGGATGGAGCGTCTAATAGGGGGATTGATGATGTCCGTAATCTCATAGAGCAAACGCGCTACAAACCAAGCTTTGGGCGCTATAAAATCTTTATCATTGATGAAGTGCATATGTTCACCACCGAAGCGTTTAATGCGCTTTTAAAGACTTTAGAAGAGCCTCCTAGCCATGTGAAATTCCTTTTAGCGACAACGGACGCCTTGAAATTGCCCGCTACCATACTCAGCCGCACCCAGCACTTCAGGTTTAAAAAAATCCCTGAAAATTCCGTTATTTCTCATTTAAAAACCATTTTAGAAAAAGAACAAGTGAGTTATGAAAACAGCGCGTTAGAAAAACTGGCTCACAGCGGTCAAGGGAGCTTGAGGGATACGATCACTCTTTTAGAACAAGCCATCAATTATTGCGATAACGCTATCACAGAAAGCAAAGTGGCTGAAATGTTAGGAGCGATTGACAGGAGCGTTTTAGAAGATTTTTTTCAAAGCCTAATCAACCAAGATGAAGCGCGATTGCAAGAGCGTTATGCCATTTTAGAAAATTATGAAACCGAAAGCGTTTTAGAAGAAATGATGCTTTTTTTGAAAGCGAAATTATTAAGCCCTGATACTTATTCCATCCTTTTAATAGAGCGCTTTTTTAAAATCATTATGAGCGGTTTGAGCCTTTTGAAAGAAGGGGCTAACGCCAGTTTTGTGCTGTTGTTATTGAAAATGAAATTCAAAGAGGCTTTGAAACTCAAAGCCCTAGACGATGCGATTTTGGAATTAGAGCAAAGCAAAGAAAGCGCTTTAAAGCCCTTAAACCAAAACGCTAACGCCTTTAAACAAGAAAGTGCAGAGAAAATAGAAAAGTCAGAAAAAAGAGAGAGTGCAGAAACCCCGCAAACTCCCATGCTTTCAGCCAAAGATCGCATTTTTCACAACCTTTTCAAGCAAGTCCAAACAAAGGTTTCTGATCGCAACTACGAATTAGGGGCGGTGTTTGAAAAAAATATCCGTTTTATTGATTTTGACAGCCAGACTAAAACCTTGACTTGGGAGTCTTTAGCCACCCATAAAGATAAAGAGCTTTTAAGAGAGCGTTTTAAAATCGTGAAAAGTATCGTTGATGAGGTTTTTGGCAAGGGCGAAAACATCAAAATCGCTTTAAAAAATCATTCAGAAAATAAAAGCGCTTCAGAAGAAACTAAAGATAAATTCCTCTCTTTAAAGCCCAAACCAACCACAGAAACGACGGCTGAAATGAAAAAAAATGAAACTAAAGAAAAAGAGGTTCAAGAAAAAGAAACTAAAGAGGTTAAAGAAACCCAATCAAAAGAAACCCCTACAGCCTTGCAAGAATTTATGGCTAACCATTCCAATCTCATTGAAGAGATTAAGAGCGAGTTTGAAATCAAAAGCGTGGAATTGTTATGA